A region of Rhodospirillales bacterium DNA encodes the following proteins:
- a CDS encoding CMD domain protein, with protein sequence MATTSDVIDALAGIAPGSRLDTIRALRAEARRNAQLSYLALMEPASSGGVTAQERFAVAAFVAGLHGRPETSDFYGTRLAASGAPPTLRSAVAAAVAAGSATGPYGHYPEGPLSVEDAAGPVYKVAGDTADALGARLTAAFEHVHMLVFHPRDAAAASLQSLLDAGWSTTDIVTLSQLVSFLAFQIRVVAGLRTLAPMLSA encoded by the coding sequence ATGGCGACGACTTCCGACGTGATCGACGCGCTGGCCGGCATCGCGCCGGGTTCGCGCCTCGACACGATCCGCGCCCTGCGAGCCGAGGCGCGCAGGAACGCGCAGCTGAGCTATCTCGCGCTGATGGAACCCGCGTCGTCCGGCGGCGTCACGGCGCAGGAGCGCTTCGCGGTGGCCGCCTTCGTCGCCGGCCTCCATGGCCGCCCGGAGACCAGCGATTTCTACGGGACGAGGCTCGCGGCCTCCGGCGCGCCGCCGACGTTGCGATCAGCCGTCGCCGCGGCCGTCGCCGCCGGATCGGCCACCGGGCCCTACGGCCACTATCCAGAGGGTCCGCTCAGCGTCGAGGACGCGGCCGGCCCCGTCTACAAGGTCGCCGGCGACACGGCCGACGCGCTCGGCGCGCGCCTCACCGCCGCGTTCGAGCACGTCCACATGCTGGTATTCCATCCGCGCGACGCCGCGGCGGCGTCGCTGCAGTCGCTGCTCGACGCCGGGTGGTCGACGACGGATATCGTGACGCTGTCGCAGCTCGTCTCCTTCCTGGCGTTCCAGATCCGCGTCGTCGCCGGCCTGAGGACGCTCGCTCCCATGCTTTCCGCGTGA
- a CDS encoding putative FMN-dependent luciferase-like monooxygenase: MTKTTPKRLGFFSRLLDKTDAAGRYRLVTEQVAQAERSGFDSAWIAQHHFHEAEGGLPAPFVFLAHLAAHTSRIRLGTGIVTLPLELPIRVAEDAAVLDLMCGHRLEVGVGPGGNMTAFAAFGLASGERHRLFSEHLDVLRTAWSGGALPGGDRLYPPAPTLVGRIWQATFTVEGARRAGLAGDGLMLSRTQPRPLDRPDATLADIQNPMIDAYLAALPGGVTPRILASRTVFATDDREDAVRFAKAGLMSLVDKHAEAGMPVARGSLEDLVKSFDVHMGTPSEVVGSLLADSTLERATDLTMQVHSIDPPHPHILRSIELMADKVAPALGWTRDDAAGVRKVA, encoded by the coding sequence ATGACAAAGACCACGCCGAAGCGCCTGGGGTTCTTCTCCCGTCTGCTCGACAAGACCGACGCCGCCGGACGCTACCGCCTCGTGACCGAGCAGGTCGCGCAGGCCGAGCGCAGCGGCTTCGACTCGGCGTGGATCGCCCAGCATCACTTCCATGAGGCCGAGGGCGGCCTGCCGGCGCCGTTCGTCTTCCTGGCCCACCTCGCGGCGCACACCTCGCGCATCCGCCTCGGCACGGGCATCGTGACGCTGCCGCTCGAACTGCCGATCCGCGTCGCCGAGGACGCCGCCGTCCTCGACCTGATGTGCGGCCACCGCCTTGAGGTCGGCGTCGGGCCGGGCGGCAACATGACGGCGTTCGCCGCGTTCGGTCTGGCCAGCGGCGAACGCCACCGCCTCTTCTCCGAGCACCTCGACGTCCTGCGCACAGCCTGGTCGGGTGGCGCGCTGCCGGGCGGCGACCGGCTGTATCCCCCGGCCCCGACTCTCGTCGGCCGCATCTGGCAGGCGACCTTCACGGTCGAGGGCGCGCGGCGCGCCGGCCTGGCGGGCGACGGCCTGATGCTCTCGCGCACCCAGCCGCGGCCGCTGGACCGGCCCGACGCCACGCTGGCCGACATCCAGAACCCGATGATCGACGCGTATCTCGCGGCGCTGCCCGGAGGCGTAACGCCGCGCATCCTCGCGTCGCGCACGGTGTTCGCCACCGACGACCGCGAGGACGCCGTCCGGTTCGCCAAGGCCGGCCTCATGAGCCTCGTCGACAAGCACGCCGAGGCAGGCATGCCGGTAGCCAGAGGTTCGCTCGAGGACCTGGTCAAGTCCTTCGACGTCCATATGGGGACGCCCTCGGAGGTGGTCGGATCATTGCTCGCCGACAGCACGCTCGAACGCGCCACGGATCTCACCATGCAGGTCCATTCCATCGACCCGCCCCATCCCCATATCCTGCGTTCGATCGAGCTGATGGCGGACAAGGTGGCTCCGGCGCTGGGCTGGACGCGCGACGACGCGGCCGGCGTCCGCAAGGTCGCATGA
- a CDS encoding SgcJ/EcaC family oxidoreductase, whose translation MRRSDWTISIALLVLAPAIAAAGPAEDAGAVIDRWAAAYSANDREALVALYTPDAILLGTTSPVVSKGTEDIRKYFEALPGSGRKNAIGERDLVVLGPDVVLGTGFYTFARREQNDEPRPSRFTMVVVKRDGQWRIAHHHSSPRAAKRQ comes from the coding sequence TTGCGGAGATCGGATTGGACTATCTCGATCGCTCTTCTTGTTCTCGCGCCTGCCATCGCGGCGGCGGGGCCGGCGGAGGACGCGGGCGCCGTCATCGACCGTTGGGCGGCGGCGTACAGCGCCAACGACCGCGAGGCGTTGGTCGCCCTCTACACGCCGGACGCGATCCTGCTGGGCACGACCAGTCCGGTGGTGTCGAAGGGCACCGAGGACATCCGGAAGTACTTCGAGGCACTTCCCGGCAGCGGCCGCAAGAACGCGATCGGCGAGCGCGATCTCGTCGTCCTCGGACCGGACGTCGTGCTCGGCACGGGGTTCTACACGTTCGCGCGGCGCGAGCAGAACGACGAGCCGCGGCCCTCGCGCTTCACCATGGTCGTGGTGAAGCGCGACGGCCAGTGGCGGATCGCGCACCACCATTCCTCGCCGCGCGCCGCCAAGCGGCAGTGA
- a CDS encoding heme-binding protein, with protein sequence MWQAISYYGVLALESVFGVFGVRLNEEPRYEVIDRLGDQVEIRRYGPRLAAEVESPSTGEAGRGEAFRLLFAYIAGANRAAGSGSDRIAMTVPVEVRDRERVATAVPVQTSRADGRVRMRFFLPAKLSRENAPTPVDGRVRLVTMPAATIAILRYSGSGIDRARREAELTAALAPSPWRPSDEPSTLNYDAPFTLPFLRRNEAAVAVEKAP encoded by the coding sequence ATGTGGCAGGCGATTTCGTACTACGGCGTGCTCGCGCTCGAGTCGGTGTTCGGCGTCTTCGGCGTCCGGCTCAACGAGGAGCCGCGCTACGAGGTGATCGATCGTCTCGGGGATCAGGTCGAGATACGGCGCTACGGGCCGCGCCTCGCGGCCGAGGTCGAGTCGCCCTCCACCGGCGAGGCGGGACGCGGCGAAGCGTTCCGGCTGTTGTTCGCATACATCGCGGGCGCCAACCGCGCGGCAGGGTCGGGAAGCGACCGGATCGCCATGACCGTGCCGGTCGAGGTGCGCGACCGGGAACGGGTGGCGACGGCCGTACCGGTCCAGACCTCGCGGGCGGACGGGCGCGTGCGGATGAGGTTCTTCCTGCCGGCGAAGCTCAGCCGCGAGAACGCGCCGACGCCCGTCGACGGCCGGGTGCGACTCGTCACGATGCCCGCCGCGACGATCGCGATCCTGAGATACTCCGGATCGGGGATCGACCGGGCGCGGCGCGAGGCCGAGCTGACGGCGGCGCTCGCCCCATCGCCGTGGCGGCCGTCGGACGAGCCCTCCACGCTCAACTACGACGCCCCCTTCACGCTGCCTTTCCTGCGGCGCAACGAGGCCGCGGTCGCGGTCGAGAAGGCGCCCTGA
- a CDS encoding cytochrome c, with protein MAVVVALAPLALPAAAQDSPVGSRLAARWCVACHVVEPNQRKATDNAPTFWEIAARSGTTAESLDRYLSRGHTLMPDFSLSSQERDALVAYILSLR; from the coding sequence ATGGCGGTGGTGGTGGCCTTGGCGCCGCTGGCGTTACCGGCGGCCGCGCAGGATTCCCCGGTCGGAAGCCGTCTGGCCGCGCGCTGGTGCGTGGCATGCCACGTCGTCGAACCCAACCAGCGCAAGGCTACCGACAACGCGCCCACCTTCTGGGAAATCGCCGCCCGGTCGGGCACGACCGCGGAATCGCTCGATCGATACCTTTCCAGAGGGCACACGCTGATGCCCGACTTCTCGCTCAGCTCCCAGGAGCGCGACGCGCTGGTCGCCTACATCCTCAGCTTGCGCTGA
- a CDS encoding transposase: MAILRWSQERGVDWRHTAPGKPRRNAFIESFSGRPRDEPLDETPLTSLAHARAALAAWRGDYTTADRTARPPISHRASTTQPAPVFRDRPTSERTVKNWLAGTNGPSGEHLIALVARSDEVLDTVLAMAGRGRIVAGLRLLAARDRLAAALAEIDVLVDG, translated from the coding sequence ATGGCGATCCTGCGTTGGTCGCAGGAGCGCGGCGTCGACTGGCGCCACACCGCGCCCGGCAAACCGCGGCGGAACGCCTTCATCGAATCGTTCAGCGGGCGCCCGCGCGACGAACCGCTCGACGAGACGCCGCTCACCTCGCTGGCGCATGCCCGGGCGGCGCTGGCCGCCTGGCGCGGGGACTACACCACGGCAGACCGCACGGCGCGTCCGCCAATCTCGCACCGTGCGTCCACGACGCAACCAGCGCCTGTGTTCCGCGACAGGCCCACGAGCGAGCGCACCGTCAAGAACTGGCTGGCCGGGACCAACGGTCCGAGCGGCGAACATCTGATCGCCCTGGTCGCGCGCTCGGACGAGGTGCTGGACACCGTCCTCGCGATGGCCGGACGCGGCCGGATCGTCGCCGGGCTGAGGCTGCTCGCGGCGCGGGACCGGCTCGCGGCGGCGCTCGCGGAGATCGACGTGCTGGTCGACGGCTGA
- a CDS encoding nitronate monooxygenase — MFHTVICDLLGIRYPILQGAMQGGGGVDLVAAVSEAGGLGVLPTFGGTDQKLRADIAGVRARTTRPFGVNIMPMGRGITERCAATCIELGVPVVTTGRADPGEDIVRRLKTAGIRVVSVIPTVEHARRMEGEGVDAVVASGSEAGGHVGTISTLPLVPQVVDAVRIPVVAAGGIGDARGFLGAFALGAVGVQMGTRFMATTESGLNEWGRARLLSMRETDTIVTRAMTGATVRCIKTPEIAAYEEALSRHADGVELTELKRRVRGSRYVEANGDRRQSAAGQIAGMISDVVPVRELIDGMLADAARLAERMPAVARA; from the coding sequence ATGTTCCACACCGTCATCTGCGATCTGCTGGGCATCCGGTATCCGATCCTGCAGGGCGCCATGCAGGGCGGCGGCGGCGTCGACCTCGTGGCGGCCGTGAGCGAGGCCGGCGGCCTCGGCGTGCTGCCCACGTTCGGCGGCACCGACCAGAAGCTCAGGGCGGATATCGCCGGCGTGCGCGCGCGAACGACGAGGCCGTTCGGGGTCAACATCATGCCCATGGGCCGCGGCATCACCGAACGGTGCGCGGCGACGTGCATCGAGCTCGGCGTTCCCGTGGTCACCACGGGACGCGCCGATCCCGGCGAGGACATCGTGCGCCGGCTCAAGACGGCGGGGATCAGGGTCGTCTCCGTGATCCCGACCGTGGAGCATGCGCGGCGCATGGAGGGCGAGGGCGTCGACGCCGTCGTGGCCTCCGGATCGGAGGCCGGCGGCCACGTCGGCACGATCTCCACGCTTCCGCTCGTGCCGCAGGTCGTCGACGCGGTGAGGATCCCGGTTGTGGCCGCCGGCGGCATCGGCGACGCGCGCGGGTTCCTCGGCGCGTTCGCGCTCGGCGCCGTGGGCGTCCAGATGGGCACCCGCTTCATGGCGACGACCGAATCGGGCCTGAACGAATGGGGCCGCGCGCGGCTCCTCTCGATGCGGGAGACCGACACCATCGTCACCCGCGCGATGACCGGCGCCACGGTGCGCTGCATCAAGACGCCCGAGATCGCCGCCTACGAGGAAGCGCTCTCTCGACATGCGGACGGTGTCGAGCTGACGGAGCTCAAGCGCCGCGTGCGCGGGTCACGCTACGTGGAGGCCAATGGGGACCGTCGCCAATCCGCCGCCGGCCAGATCGCCGGGATGATATCCGACGTCGTGCCGGTCCGGGAGCTCATCGACGGCATGCTTGCCGACGCCGCGCGGCTCGCGGAGCGGATGCCGGCGGTGGCGAGAGCCTGA
- a CDS encoding methyltransferase domain-containing protein produces the protein MTKRDERPQADGMNVTTVRLQNVAQSYGQSAALMAAVEVGVFTAISEGARTYQEVAQAVDIHPTNAERLMVMLCAAGLLENAKGRHKNAPDVERFLVEGKRGYMGPWITFTKPQWNEWGRLGEHIRVKDLKVMGSIETFTVADARRYHDATYSIGMGAGRRFVHQVDLRGRRRVMDIGGGSGAYCIAAAKEHAAIRAVVLDLPVVCEVARGFIAENGVADRVEAQPCDFTRDPFPTDCDVAIMASNLPMYSREMIASVVKKAHDALLPGGQMHLVGEMTNDERTGPWGPAYWGLGQAVGDSLGLAHSEADVIGYFRAAGFADVGLHDFIPGSLGRVTGTKAK, from the coding sequence ATGACGAAGCGGGACGAGAGACCACAGGCGGACGGCATGAACGTCACCACCGTGCGGCTGCAGAACGTCGCCCAGTCCTACGGCCAGTCCGCCGCTCTCATGGCGGCGGTCGAGGTCGGCGTTTTCACGGCGATCAGCGAGGGAGCCCGGACCTATCAGGAGGTCGCGCAGGCCGTCGACATCCACCCGACCAACGCCGAGCGGCTGATGGTGATGCTGTGCGCGGCCGGACTCCTCGAGAACGCGAAGGGCCGTCACAAGAACGCCCCGGATGTCGAGCGCTTCCTCGTGGAAGGCAAGCGCGGCTACATGGGCCCCTGGATAACGTTCACCAAGCCGCAGTGGAACGAATGGGGACGGCTGGGCGAGCACATCCGCGTCAAGGATCTGAAGGTGATGGGCTCGATCGAGACCTTCACCGTCGCCGACGCCCGCCGCTACCACGACGCGACCTACTCGATCGGCATGGGCGCGGGCCGCCGCTTCGTCCACCAGGTCGACCTCCGCGGCCGCCGGCGCGTCATGGACATCGGCGGCGGCTCCGGGGCCTATTGCATCGCCGCCGCGAAGGAGCACGCCGCCATCCGCGCCGTCGTGCTCGACCTGCCCGTGGTCTGCGAGGTGGCGCGCGGGTTCATAGCCGAGAACGGCGTCGCCGACCGCGTCGAGGCCCAGCCGTGCGACTTCACGCGCGATCCGTTCCCGACCGACTGCGACGTGGCGATCATGGCTTCCAATCTGCCCATGTACAGCCGGGAGATGATAGCGAGCGTCGTCAAGAAGGCCCACGACGCCCTTTTGCCCGGCGGGCAGATGCACCTCGTCGGCGAGATGACCAACGACGAGCGCACCGGGCCTTGGGGGCCGGCCTACTGGGGCCTGGGTCAGGCCGTAGGCGATTCGCTCGGCCTCGCGCATTCCGAGGCGGATGTGATCGGCTACTTCCGCGCGGCCGGCTTCGCGGACGTGGGCTTGCACGACTTCATCCCCGGTTCGCTCGGCCGCGTCACCGGCACCAAGGCGAAATGA
- a CDS encoding DUF169 domain-containing protein yields the protein MSADWTRTAADLERLLKLRTPPFAMKLFERAEDMEAIPRIRRPKAVHAFDQVVAQAARLGWTVGVTADNLVGAQCRAVIGLGNAKDDKWRSGQQMVGVWYKTPQDANAHQSAMNCVADGTYQAMVVSPLASGRLDPPDIALFYATPGAMMYFINGMQWSGYRKFDWGVVGESACADSWGRALKTREASLSIPCFAERRYGGVLDDEMLMALPPDQLAQAIAGMEALAKNGFRYPFPQYGIQQDVRAGMGVSYPERGANA from the coding sequence ATGAGCGCCGACTGGACGAGGACCGCCGCCGATCTTGAGCGCCTATTGAAACTGCGCACGCCGCCTTTCGCCATGAAACTGTTCGAACGAGCCGAGGACATGGAGGCGATTCCGCGCATCCGCCGGCCCAAGGCCGTCCACGCGTTCGACCAGGTCGTGGCGCAGGCCGCTCGGCTTGGCTGGACCGTCGGCGTCACCGCGGACAACCTGGTGGGCGCCCAGTGCCGGGCGGTGATCGGCCTCGGCAACGCCAAGGACGACAAGTGGAGGTCCGGCCAACAGATGGTTGGCGTCTGGTACAAGACGCCGCAGGACGCCAACGCGCACCAATCGGCGATGAACTGCGTCGCCGACGGCACCTATCAGGCCATGGTCGTCTCGCCGCTGGCCAGCGGTCGGCTCGATCCGCCGGACATCGCGCTGTTCTACGCCACCCCCGGCGCGATGATGTACTTCATCAACGGCATGCAGTGGTCGGGCTACAGGAAGTTCGACTGGGGCGTCGTCGGCGAATCGGCCTGCGCCGATTCCTGGGGCCGGGCGCTCAAGACGCGCGAGGCCAGTTTGTCGATCCCCTGCTTCGCCGAGCGCCGCTACGGCGGGGTGCTCGACGACGAGATGCTGATGGCCCTGCCGCCGGATCAGCTCGCCCAGGCGATCGCCGGCATGGAAGCGCTGGCCAAGAATGGCTTCCGCTACCCGTTCCCCCAATACGGCATCCAGCAGGACGTGCGGGCCGGCATGGGCGTCAGCTATCCGGAACGCGGCGCCAACGCCTGA
- a CDS encoding enoyl-CoA hydratase/isomerase family protein translates to MKLDYVTIEKRGGIAIVRFDRKANLNAFDEKLVVELTQAARGFHDDLETHAVVLAGAPNAFSAGFDLKATDGWTSETDDLKRRQRAYGGVRLCKAWEAMPQITIAAMERLAVGAGVAIALACDWRVLGKSAYLYVPEVKIGLNLQWGALPRLISLVGPARAKRICILCERMPAAKALEWGLVEELAEDGGTIDRALELAEVVLSMPAPTVRMVKEAVNATAGALHAATAFADADQSQLTATFRQARSARDTFRKS, encoded by the coding sequence ATGAAGCTCGACTATGTGACCATCGAGAAGCGCGGCGGCATCGCCATCGTGCGCTTCGACCGCAAGGCCAATCTCAACGCCTTCGACGAGAAGCTGGTGGTCGAGCTGACACAGGCGGCGCGCGGCTTCCACGACGACCTGGAGACCCATGCCGTGGTGCTCGCCGGGGCGCCCAACGCCTTCTCCGCCGGCTTCGACCTCAAGGCGACCGACGGCTGGACGAGCGAGACCGACGACCTGAAGCGGCGGCAGCGCGCCTATGGCGGCGTGCGCCTATGCAAGGCGTGGGAAGCCATGCCTCAGATCACCATCGCCGCCATGGAACGTTTGGCGGTCGGCGCCGGCGTCGCCATCGCGCTTGCCTGCGACTGGCGCGTGCTCGGCAAAAGCGCCTACCTCTACGTGCCGGAGGTGAAGATCGGCCTCAATCTGCAATGGGGCGCGCTACCGCGGCTGATCAGTCTGGTCGGACCGGCACGCGCCAAGCGCATCTGCATCCTTTGCGAGAGGATGCCGGCGGCCAAGGCGCTCGAATGGGGACTGGTCGAGGAACTGGCCGAGGACGGGGGGACCATCGACCGGGCGTTGGAACTGGCCGAGGTGGTGCTCTCGATGCCGGCGCCGACGGTGCGCATGGTCAAGGAGGCGGTCAACGCCACCGCCGGCGCGCTGCACGCCGCGACAGCCTTCGCCGACGCCGACCAGAGCCAGCTCACCGCGACGTTTCGCCAGGCCCGATCGGCGCGGGACACGTTCCGCAAATCCTAG
- a CDS encoding H-NS histone family protein — MLLRTPDHDKGISSMPRPASLKTIEAKIRALQVRADKLKKAEKPGVKQLKAVVRKYKLTMADVTAAMAGRPAAIRGASKVKGRKVKPKYRNPADKSQTWAGRGSRPRWVVAALKGGRKLEDLAI; from the coding sequence TTGCTTTTGCGCACGCCCGACCACGACAAAGGTATCAGCAGCATGCCCCGGCCCGCCTCGCTCAAAACCATCGAAGCCAAGATCCGCGCCCTTCAGGTCAGGGCGGACAAGCTCAAGAAGGCGGAAAAGCCCGGCGTCAAGCAACTGAAAGCCGTCGTGCGCAAATACAAGCTGACGATGGCCGACGTGACGGCGGCGATGGCGGGGCGTCCCGCCGCGATCAGGGGCGCAAGTAAGGTCAAGGGTCGGAAAGTGAAGCCGAAGTACCGCAACCCCGCCGACAAGAGCCAGACCTGGGCGGGGCGCGGCAGCAGGCCGAGATGGGTCGTGGCCGCGCTCAAGGGCGGCCGGAAGCTGGAGGATCTGGCGATCTAG